In the Pseudomonas sp. DTU_2021_1001937_2_SI_NGA_ILE_001 genome, one interval contains:
- the bamB gene encoding outer membrane protein assembly factor BamB, which produces MRDVIRWKHAALLALAVMAVGCSSNSKKELPPAELTSFKEEVVLQKKWSHSVGDGQGKTYNMLVPAIDGDRIYAADVTGEIVALDRMTGETLWKKDLDLPVSGAVGVGYGLLTIGTLKGEVVALDSSTGDEKWRARVTSEVLAPPANNGDVVVVQTQDDRVIGLDAYTGSQRWIYESTPAVLTLRGTGAPIVTNRLAVAGLSTGKVVALDISNGVPVWEQRVAIPQGRSELERVVDIDGGLLLSGGTLYVASYQGRVAGLDLQSGRVLWQRDASSYDGVAQGFGSVYVSLASGTVEGIDERSSTALWSNDSLARRQLSAPEVFSSYVAVGDFEGYLHLLSQVDGRFVGRERIDSDGLRARPLVVGDMIYVYGNSGKLEALTIKQ; this is translated from the coding sequence ATGCGTGACGTGATTCGTTGGAAACATGCAGCATTGCTGGCTCTGGCCGTTATGGCCGTGGGTTGCAGCAGCAACAGCAAGAAGGAATTGCCTCCGGCCGAGCTGACCAGCTTCAAGGAGGAGGTCGTCCTGCAGAAGAAGTGGAGCCATTCGGTCGGTGACGGCCAGGGCAAGACTTACAACATGCTGGTACCGGCCATCGACGGTGACCGTATCTACGCCGCCGACGTGACCGGCGAGATCGTCGCCCTGGATCGCATGACCGGCGAGACGCTGTGGAAGAAGGATCTGGACCTGCCGGTGTCCGGCGCCGTGGGGGTCGGTTACGGCCTGCTGACCATCGGCACCCTCAAGGGTGAAGTGGTGGCTCTGGACTCCAGCACCGGTGACGAGAAATGGCGTGCACGGGTGACCAGTGAAGTACTGGCGCCACCGGCCAACAACGGCGACGTGGTGGTGGTACAGACCCAGGATGACCGCGTGATTGGCCTGGATGCCTACACGGGCTCGCAACGCTGGATCTACGAAAGCACACCGGCGGTGCTGACCCTGCGTGGCACCGGCGCGCCGATCGTGACCAACCGCCTGGCCGTGGCCGGCCTGTCCACCGGCAAGGTGGTGGCGTTGGACATCAGCAATGGCGTACCGGTCTGGGAGCAACGCGTTGCCATCCCGCAAGGTCGTTCGGAGCTGGAGCGCGTGGTCGACATCGACGGCGGTCTGCTGCTGTCTGGCGGTACCCTGTACGTAGCCAGCTACCAAGGCCGCGTCGCCGGCCTGGACCTGCAGAGCGGTCGCGTGCTGTGGCAGCGCGATGCGTCGAGCTACGATGGCGTGGCGCAGGGCTTCGGCAGCGTCTACGTGAGCCTGGCTTCGGGCACCGTGGAAGGCATCGACGAGCGTTCGTCCACCGCGCTGTGGAGCAACGATTCGCTGGCCCGTCGTCAGCTGAGCGCCCCTGAGGTGTTCTCCAGCTACGTGGCCGTGGGTGACTTCGAGGGTTACCTGCACCTGCTGAGCCAGGTGGACGGCCGCTTCGTCGGGCGTGAGCGCATCGACAGCGACGGCCTGCGGGCACGCCCGCTGGTGGTCGGCGACATGATCTACGTGTATGGCAACAGTGGCAAACTCGAAGCCCTGACCATCAAGCAATGA
- the ispG gene encoding flavodoxin-dependent (E)-4-hydroxy-3-methylbut-2-enyl-diphosphate synthase, with amino-acid sequence MHGHSPIKRRESRKIWVGSVPVGGDAPIAVQSMTNSDTNDVAATVAQINRLEAAGVDIVRVSVPDMDAAEAFGRIKQQVKVPLVADIHFDYRIALRVAELGVDCLRINPGNIGREDRVKAVVDAARDRGIPIRIGVNAGSLEKDLQKKYGEPTPEALVESALRHVEHLDRLNFQDFKVSVKASDVFMAVEAYRQLARQIVQPLHLGITEAGGLRSGTVKSAVGLGMLLAEGIGDTIRISLAADPVEEVKVGYDILKSLHLRSRGINFIACPSCSRQNFDVVKTMNELEGRLEDLLVPMDVAVIGCVVNGPGEAKEAHIGLTGGSPNLIYIDGKPSQKLGNENLVSELERLIREKAAEKAEADAAVIVRG; translated from the coding sequence ATGCACGGCCATTCCCCCATCAAGCGTCGCGAATCCAGAAAGATCTGGGTCGGTTCCGTACCGGTCGGTGGCGATGCCCCGATCGCCGTGCAGAGCATGACCAACAGCGACACCAACGACGTCGCCGCCACGGTCGCGCAGATCAACCGTCTGGAAGCTGCCGGTGTCGACATCGTGCGCGTTTCGGTGCCGGACATGGACGCCGCCGAGGCGTTCGGGCGCATCAAGCAGCAGGTCAAGGTGCCGCTGGTCGCCGACATCCACTTCGACTACCGCATTGCCCTGCGCGTGGCCGAGCTGGGTGTCGACTGCCTGCGCATCAACCCCGGCAACATTGGCCGTGAGGATCGCGTCAAGGCGGTGGTCGATGCGGCGCGTGACCGTGGTATCCCGATCCGCATCGGCGTCAACGCCGGTTCGCTGGAAAAGGACCTGCAGAAGAAATACGGCGAACCGACCCCCGAAGCGCTGGTCGAGTCCGCACTGCGCCATGTCGAGCACCTGGACCGCCTGAACTTCCAGGACTTCAAGGTCAGCGTGAAGGCGTCCGACGTGTTCATGGCCGTCGAGGCCTACCGCCAGCTGGCGCGGCAGATCGTCCAGCCCCTGCACCTGGGCATCACCGAAGCCGGTGGCCTGCGCTCCGGCACGGTGAAGTCCGCCGTGGGCCTGGGGATGCTGCTTGCCGAAGGGATTGGCGATACTATCCGCATCTCGCTGGCCGCCGACCCGGTGGAAGAGGTCAAGGTCGGTTACGACATCCTCAAGTCGCTGCACCTGCGTTCCCGTGGTATCAACTTCATCGCCTGCCCGAGCTGCTCGCGGCAGAACTTCGATGTGGTCAAGACCATGAACGAACTCGAAGGTCGCCTGGAGGACCTGCTGGTGCCCATGGATGTCGCGGTCATCGGCTGCGTGGTCAATGGCCCGGGTGAAGCCAAGGAGGCCCATATCGGCCTGACCGGTGGCAGCCCGAACCTGATCTACATCGATGGCAAGCCGTCGCAGAAGCTGGGTAACGAGAACCTCGTCTCCGAACTGGAGCGCCTGATTCGCGAGAAGGCCGCTGAAAAGGCAGAAGCCGACGCCGCCGTGATCGTGCGCGGCTAA
- the hisS gene encoding histidine--tRNA ligase: MSKSLQAIRGMNDILPEQTPLWRYFEGTVSGLLDNYGYRQIRMPIVEFTELFKRSIGEVTDIVEKEMYTFADRNGDSLTLRPEGTAACVRAVLEHGITGGGQVQKLWYIGPMFRHERPQKGRYRQFHQIGVEVFNLDGPDIDAELIVLTWRLWGQLGIRDAVKLELNSLGTSEARARYRDALVEFLAARHDQLDEDSQRRLKTNPLRILDTKSPETQALLVDAPKLADYLDEESRVHFEGLKARLDAAGIPYVINPKLVRGLDYYSKTVFEWVTDKLGAQGTVCAGGRYDGLVEQMGGKPTAGVGFAMGIERLVLLLETLEQVPADLARQVDVYLCAFGEQAELAALALTEQVRDQLPNLRLQVNAGAGSFKSQFKKADKSGALFALILGEEELANRQIGVKPLRGQGEQQNIAWEALAEHLANSLAQA; the protein is encoded by the coding sequence GTGAGTAAGTCTCTGCAAGCCATTCGTGGCATGAACGACATCCTGCCCGAGCAGACCCCGCTGTGGCGCTATTTCGAAGGCACCGTATCGGGTCTGCTGGATAACTACGGCTATCGGCAGATCCGTATGCCGATCGTCGAGTTCACCGAGCTGTTCAAGCGCTCTATCGGTGAAGTGACCGATATCGTCGAAAAAGAGATGTACACCTTCGCCGACCGCAACGGCGATTCCCTGACCCTGCGCCCCGAAGGCACCGCAGCCTGCGTGCGTGCGGTGCTGGAGCACGGCATCACTGGCGGTGGCCAGGTGCAGAAACTCTGGTACATCGGCCCGATGTTCCGCCACGAGCGCCCGCAGAAGGGCCGCTACCGGCAGTTCCACCAGATCGGTGTGGAAGTCTTCAACCTCGACGGCCCGGACATCGACGCCGAGCTGATCGTGCTGACCTGGCGCCTGTGGGGGCAGTTGGGCATTCGTGATGCGGTCAAGCTCGAACTCAACAGCCTGGGCACCAGCGAGGCGCGTGCCCGCTACCGTGACGCCCTGGTCGAATTCCTTGCCGCACGGCATGATCAGCTCGACGAAGACAGCCAGCGTCGTCTGAAGACCAATCCGCTGCGTATTCTCGACACCAAGAGCCCGGAAACCCAGGCCCTGTTGGTAGACGCGCCGAAACTGGCCGACTACCTCGACGAAGAGTCGCGGGTGCATTTCGAAGGTCTCAAGGCGCGTCTGGATGCCGCTGGCATTCCTTACGTGATCAACCCCAAGCTGGTTCGCGGCCTGGATTACTACAGCAAGACCGTATTCGAGTGGGTCACCGACAAGCTGGGTGCCCAGGGCACCGTTTGCGCCGGTGGCCGCTACGACGGCCTGGTCGAGCAGATGGGCGGCAAGCCGACGGCAGGCGTAGGCTTCGCCATGGGCATCGAGCGCCTGGTTTTGCTGCTGGAAACCCTGGAGCAAGTGCCGGCCGATCTGGCCCGCCAGGTCGACGTCTACCTCTGCGCCTTCGGTGAGCAGGCCGAGCTGGCTGCCCTGGCGCTGACCGAGCAGGTGCGTGACCAGTTGCCCAACCTGCGGCTGCAGGTCAACGCCGGCGCCGGCAGTTTCAAGAGCCAGTTCAAGAAAGCCGACAAGAGCGGCGCACTGTTCGCACTGATCCTGGGCGAAGAAGAACTGGCCAACCGGCAGATCGGTGTCAAGCCGCTGCGCGGGCAGGGCGAGCAACAGAACATTGCCTGGGAGGCTCTGGCCGAGCACCTGGCGAACAGCCTGGCACAGGCTTGA
- a CDS encoding tetratricopeptide repeat protein, with product MKDWWQRNGKPLVTGGLLALIVVFGWQYWQKYQRTQAANASVLYQQLLETSLTPTGEADPARVADLAGKLKSEYGGTAYAQYASLFVAKVAVDTGKLDDAAAELKAVADKPANATLGEIARQRLARVLAAQNKAEDALKLLAGDADKAFLASREELKGDLLVQLGRTDEAHAAYQKAKSALSPDAAVGGLQMKLDDLAKGDA from the coding sequence ATGAAGGACTGGTGGCAGCGTAACGGCAAACCCCTGGTAACTGGCGGTCTGCTGGCGTTGATCGTGGTCTTCGGCTGGCAGTACTGGCAAAAGTATCAGCGTACCCAGGCCGCCAACGCCTCGGTGCTCTACCAGCAACTGCTGGAAACTTCGCTGACGCCGACCGGTGAGGCTGATCCTGCTCGCGTGGCCGACCTGGCCGGCAAGCTCAAGAGCGAATACGGCGGCACCGCCTACGCGCAATACGCCAGCCTGTTCGTCGCCAAGGTCGCGGTAGACACCGGCAAGCTGGACGACGCGGCCGCCGAACTCAAGGCTGTAGCCGACAAGCCCGCCAACGCCACCCTCGGCGAGATCGCCCGTCAGCGCCTGGCACGTGTGCTGGCTGCGCAGAACAAGGCCGAAGACGCGCTCAAGCTGCTTGCTGGCGACGCCGACAAAGCGTTCCTGGCCAGCCGTGAAGAACTCAAGGGTGACCTGCTGGTGCAACTCGGTCGTACCGACGAAGCCCATGCGGCGTACCAAAAGGCCAAGTCCGCGCTGTCGCCCGACGCCGCGGTGGGTGGCCTGCAAATGAAGCTCGACGATCTGGCCAAAGGGGATGCGTGA